A window of Streptomyces broussonetiae genomic DNA:
CAGCCGCACGACATTGAAGAAGAAGGAAACGCCCAACACCTCGCCGATGCCTATCAGGACTGGATGGCAGCCTTCGGATACGAGCCCACCAGGGCGCAGTTCGCCCTGTGGCTCCAAGACCAGTACGGCATCGCCACCGCGGCCGGCGGGCCACTGTCTGACGAGCAACTCGACCCCCTGCTGCGACTTTTCAAGCAGCGCCACACGCCACCAGCCGAGGAGGGGACACAACCCCAAGCCCCGCACGACGCTGACGACGGTTGGGGTGACTACTTCTACAGCGCTTGGCTCATGTACGCGCAGCAGTACGGCGCGTACCCTGACGCCGCCGCGCTCGCCCAGTTCGTGCACCAGCACGACGGCATCACGGGCGCCGACGGACGGCCGGTCACCGGGGCCGACGTGGAGAGCTTCGTCGCCGAGTTCCAGGAACGCGAGTACGGCACCGGCGCACCGGCACCCGAGTCGGCCGGCGAGGAGGAGGCGGACGCCGATCCTGGCGAGCAGCAGGCCACCGAGCCCCACCCAGCAGCGGAGACACGGCAGGAGACCGCCAGTGCGGGTGCGCACGCTGCCAAGGAGCAGCGCGGGCCGAGCGTCAACGCTCCTATCGACGAGAATCCTGCACCCCCTGACCCGGCTGAGGGAGGCGACCTCACCGTCGTTGACCGCTACTTCCTGGCCTGGGTGGACTACCAGGCCGAGCACGGCGATGAACCCGGCGCCGAGCAGCTGTCGATCTATCTCGCGGAGAAGGGCATGCACGGCCGGGGAGGGAAGCCGGTCAGCCCATCCACGTTGCGCCGGTACCCGCTCTGGTTCCGTATCTACAGCGTCTGGGCCGAGCACCGTGTGCGCAATGAGAACCCCGCGGTGGACGCCGTTGCGCAGGACTGCGCAGCCCGCGGCATCACCGCCCAGTACAACAAGCCCATCACCCCCGCACAGGTCACCGAGCAGGCCGACGACTTCGAGCGGCGCTGGCACGCCCTCACCCGCTATCACGCCGACACCCAGCAGTAGACCGTGCCGCACACCGGTTGCGCATCAGGAGCCCAGCGATGCGCAATCGGTAAAGCCCCTGATCAGCTGCCCAATGCGCAGCCACAATGATCACTGCGCAGGCCTGTGCACCGGACCCTGAGCGACCAGGAGGATTGCCATGAGAGCACTGCGCATCGCCCCGGACACCACTCTCACGGAACTCACCCTCCCCGAAGCCGATGCGCTCTCCGTGATCCGTCACCACGTCGGAACGTCCGGAGCCGTCGACCAGGCCGTGTACCACCACCGCGCCCTCCTGCACGTGCACGGCGAGGGCCAGGTGGTCGGGCTCGACCAGAACCTCGCCGCGTGGGCGCTTGTGAGCGCCTGGCGCCGTATGGCCCTGTACCCGTTGCATGGCCCCGTGGTCATCACGGGCCGCACGCCGGACGGGGAAGCGGCCGCACTGGACGACGATCTTGCCGAGCACGCCCGCACGGTGACGCAGACCGTGCGGCAAACACTGAAGGCATGGAAGGCCCGGCCGCCCGCCTCGAGCGAGGCGGCCGCTAGCGAACTCCTTGCCTACGCGGCCCGGGACGTGGCCTCCGGCCGGTAGCGCGTACCGCGCATCCTGCGCACCGACCTTCTACAGGGCCTTGCGCATGGCCGGGCCGCGGCCGTGGAGGAGTTCGTTGATCAGCTGCTCCGTCTCCAATTCCATCGACGCCTCCAGCGACCTGTTGACCTGTTGGATGCGGGCGATGGCGGTGTGCAAGCCGGAGCGGTTCCCCGCGGCATGCTCTACCCTCATCCACGCCCTGTACAACAACTCGGAGCTGTCGTCTACGTCGAGGCCGGTTGCGATGGCTTGGCGGGCCGCGCTGAGGTCGTGGCGGGGGCCCGCCGGGGTGCGGTAGGTGGCCACGGTGTGCGCGATGTCGATGATCCTGGTGATCATCTCCTGCTGGAAGGGTTCGGCCCAGGGCAGTGGCCTCGAGCCGAACGGCTTTCCTCGCACCAGGCCGAGGGCCCTTTCCAGGTCCGGCAGGCCGGCCGCGCCCTGGGGCAGCGCGCGTTCGGCGAGCTGGAGGAACCTTGTCCAGTCGCACCGTACGGCGGGGGAGAGGCGGTAGGGGTCCTCGCCGGTGCGGCGGCGCGGCACGTACGGGTTGCCGGCCGGGTCGTTGCCGAGTGCGCTGCGCAGGCCCCGCAGGCGGGCGTTGAGGGTGCTTGCTCCCCAGGGGGTGAGCGGGTCCATGTCGGAGCACAGCGCGTCGGCGCTGCGGTTGGGGCGGAAATACATCAGCGCCGCGAGCTGGGCGATGCGCGGTCCGTGCCCGGAGCTGGCCACGCCGTCCACTTCAACCGGTCCCAGGACGCGGATCTCCGGCGCATGCATATCGTGCGCTTCGCTGTCCGCTGTGCCCCCGCCGCTGTCCGGTTCCGGAATCGCAGAGGCTGGAACGTCCGGTTCTTCGTTCTCTGCCGGGTCTTCGGCGAGCTCTGGCCGGGGTGCGTCCTGCCCGTCATACAACGCGGCGGGCAGCAGGCGCAGACCGGCCGG
This region includes:
- a CDS encoding AfsR/SARP family transcriptional regulator; this translates as MDIIVQRLEHAAYEQIATALTLSGQPAEPAQGPWRDVPDEPDPARQSDRAVAEEFDGLGSDPGPDSGSEAPAAEPVTGNLTDSDVFPALLAASADPAGLRLLPAALYDGQDAPRPELAEDPAENEEPDVPASAIPEPDSGGGTADSEAHDMHAPEIRVLGPVEVDGVASSGHGPRIAQLAALMYFRPNRSADALCSDMDPLTPWGASTLNARLRGLRSALGNDPAGNPYVPRRRTGEDPYRLSPAVRCDWTRFLQLAERALPQGAAGLPDLERALGLVRGKPFGSRPLPWAEPFQQEMITRIIDIAHTVATYRTPAGPRHDLSAARQAIATGLDVDDSSELLYRAWMRVEHAAGNRSGLHTAIARIQQVNRSLEASMELETEQLINELLHGRGPAMRKAL
- a CDS encoding DUF2637 domain-containing protein → MAAGTREIPQLTRAHRVLVGVVVSGALIIAGIGFAGSYAAVRQLAIKKGFGNFSYVFPVGIDAGICVLLALDLLLTWIRIPFPLLRQTAWLLTAATIAFNGAAAWPDPLGVGMHAVIPILFVVAVEAARHAIGRIADITADKHMEGVRITRWLLSPLPTFLLWRRMKLWELRSYDQVIKLEQERLVYQASLRSRFGRAWRRKAPVESLMPLRLARYGVPLAETARAGLAAAGIDESPIQFIVERTPVPAQRQSPELKAAVDQEKELAQAGGAAPQPVEQVRAARLEQPHDIEEEGNAQHLADAYQDWMAAFGYEPTRAQFALWLQDQYGIATAAGGPLSDEQLDPLLRLFKQRHTPPAEEGTQPQAPHDADDGWGDYFYSAWLMYAQQYGAYPDAAALAQFVHQHDGITGADGRPVTGADVESFVAEFQEREYGTGAPAPESAGEEEADADPGEQQATEPHPAAETRQETASAGAHAAKEQRGPSVNAPIDENPAPPDPAEGGDLTVVDRYFLAWVDYQAEHGDEPGAEQLSIYLAEKGMHGRGGKPVSPSTLRRYPLWFRIYSVWAEHRVRNENPAVDAVAQDCAARGITAQYNKPITPAQVTEQADDFERRWHALTRYHADTQQ